Proteins co-encoded in one Acidobacteriota bacterium genomic window:
- the xth gene encoding exodeoxyribonuclease III, whose protein sequence is MKIATWNVNSINVRLPQLISWLRDAEPDVLCVQETKTVDENFPDGILAEAGYTSVFTGEKAYNGVAILSKGLAIDDVQMGFPGDADDAPKRMIAATVGGVRIVNTYIPNGSELWSDKFKFKLDWLIRLRRYFDATCDTNENVLLCGDFNVGHYPEDVWNAGAYAGKLHFSKPERAAIEYVRQWGFEDVFRRLNGKVQEFSWWDYRAGAWQKNHGLRIDHIWTTPKLASTAKTCVIDKSPRYLDLPSDHAPVIADFEN, encoded by the coding sequence ATGAAGATCGCCACCTGGAATGTAAATTCAATAAACGTCAGATTGCCGCAACTGATCAGTTGGCTTCGCGATGCGGAGCCAGACGTTTTGTGTGTGCAGGAGACGAAAACGGTTGACGAAAATTTCCCCGACGGCATTCTCGCCGAGGCGGGTTACACGTCGGTGTTTACGGGCGAAAAAGCGTATAACGGCGTCGCGATACTTTCGAAAGGCCTGGCGATCGATGACGTGCAGATGGGTTTTCCGGGCGACGCGGACGATGCTCCAAAACGCATGATCGCCGCGACCGTCGGCGGCGTTCGTATTGTGAACACATACATTCCGAATGGCTCTGAGCTTTGGTCAGATAAATTCAAATTCAAGCTGGATTGGCTTATCCGGCTACGGCGATATTTTGACGCGACCTGCGATACCAATGAAAACGTGTTGCTTTGCGGTGATTTCAACGTCGGACATTACCCGGAAGACGTCTGGAACGCCGGTGCGTACGCCGGAAAGCTTCATTTTTCAAAGCCCGAACGGGCGGCGATCGAGTACGTAAGGCAATGGGGTTTCGAAGACGTTTTCCGGCGGCTCAACGGCAAGGTTCAGGAGTTTTCCTGGTGGGATTATCGTGCCGGAGCGTGGCAGAAAAATCACGGTTTGCGCATCGATCACATTTGGACAACGCCAAAACTCGCCTCGACCGCGAAAACTTGTGTGATCGACAAGTCGCCGCGCTACCTCGACTTGCCGAGTGATCATGCACCGGTGATCGCGGATTTTGAAAACTAG
- a CDS encoding beta-lactamase family protein: protein MVSLYLAILVASGSSQVDRVSINTRAGQKVDRFIRQKMATEQIPGVQIAVVQNGKILKIGSYGFSNLELNTPVTSETMFEIASNSKQFTAGAILLLCEDKKLGLDDSVTKYLRGLPPEYDPVTIRQLLDHTSGVKDYIEEFQLERRLDYTNEQLVEHIGANKLNFLPSENARYSTTGYLLLGLVIEKITGKPYADFLSERIFKPLGMKHTRVISLADIIPGRATGYILEKGKLRHGRYVAQTLRSSADIGMMTTASDMAKWDLALNGTNLFDRKSLDVMFNPGRLSNGDLARNDWNGYFGAGWFVDDYLGNREINHGGTLITGFHCNISKFIDKDLTVIVLTNRLRSNPSMLGYSIAGFYDASLRPPHLMDAKRDCDTQRTEGLRDLLLKVADGSDVGPWITTGFRSWLSSENGPKSDIKEAMTGAKMLSFIACKNVAGLGVERIRSAIETICTYKAFNAAKSHYITAYLDPNGKLADTWIYTSDN from the coding sequence ATGGTGTCACTGTACCTCGCCATTCTCGTTGCTTCGGGATCGAGTCAGGTAGATCGCGTGTCGATCAATACAAGGGCGGGACAAAAGGTCGATCGATTTATCCGCCAGAAAATGGCGACCGAGCAAATTCCCGGAGTCCAGATCGCCGTTGTCCAAAACGGCAAGATCCTAAAAATTGGCAGCTACGGGTTTTCAAACCTCGAGTTAAACACGCCCGTAACGTCAGAAACTATGTTCGAGATCGCGTCGAATAGCAAGCAGTTCACGGCAGGAGCGATCTTACTTTTGTGCGAAGACAAGAAGCTCGGCCTAGACGACAGCGTCACTAAATACCTACGAGGCCTGCCGCCTGAATATGATCCTGTCACGATCCGCCAGTTGCTCGATCATACTTCAGGCGTGAAAGACTACATTGAAGAATTCCAACTCGAACGGCGACTCGATTATACAAATGAGCAATTGGTCGAACATATCGGCGCAAATAAGCTCAATTTTTTACCCAGTGAGAATGCCCGTTACAGCACAACTGGATATCTGTTGCTTGGACTCGTCATTGAGAAGATTACCGGCAAACCATATGCTGATTTCCTAAGCGAGCGTATCTTCAAGCCTCTCGGAATGAAACATACTAGGGTGATCAGTCTCGCGGACATCATTCCCGGCCGTGCAACGGGCTACATTCTTGAAAAAGGAAAGCTCAGACACGGACGGTACGTTGCACAAACCCTGCGCTCCAGTGCCGATATCGGGATGATGACAACCGCGTCGGACATGGCTAAATGGGATCTGGCTCTAAACGGCACCAATCTCTTTGACAGAAAAAGTCTGGACGTCATGTTTAACCCCGGACGGCTAAGTAATGGTGATCTCGCCCGCAATGACTGGAACGGCTATTTTGGAGCAGGATGGTTCGTCGACGATTATCTTGGTAATCGCGAGATCAACCACGGCGGAACATTGATTACGGGATTTCACTGCAATATTTCGAAGTTTATCGATAAAGACTTGACCGTGATCGTATTGACCAATCGTTTGAGATCTAACCCGTCGATGCTCGGTTATTCGATAGCTGGATTCTACGACGCAAGTTTGCGCCCTCCGCATCTGATGGATGCAAAACGAGATTGCGATACACAACGTACCGAGGGACTTCGCGATCTTTTGCTCAAAGTGGCCGATGGCTCGGATGTTGGACCCTGGATAACAACCGGGTTTCGATCGTGGTTGTCCTCCGAGAACGGGCCGAAGTCCGATATCAAAGAGGCGATGACGGGCGCAAAGATGCTCTCGTTCATCGCTTGTAAGAATGTTGCGGGTCTAGGCGTTGAACGGATCCGGTCGGCGATTGAGACTATATGCACTTACAAGGCCTTCAATGCCGCGAAAAGCCACTATATAACCGCGTACCTTGATCCAAATGGAAAATTGGCGGACACCTGGATCTATACCAGCGATAACTAA
- the atpH gene encoding ATP synthase F1 subunit delta, producing MNTETIARRYSTALADAVLAAGDTATVKSELADWAKLFGESTELQTVFGNPSIAHESKVRVLDGLIAKVKPSKTTANFLKVLLQNGRLAEICEINDRFDSVLDERSGIVSAEIISARELPGSERGEFEKNLEKLTGKKVSVNYSIDQDLIGGVVTRIGSTVYDGSVKTKLENLKEQLVNG from the coding sequence ATGAATACCGAAACGATCGCCCGCCGCTACTCGACCGCACTCGCAGATGCCGTTCTCGCCGCCGGAGATACTGCCACCGTTAAGTCGGAGCTTGCCGATTGGGCAAAACTTTTCGGAGAGAGTACAGAACTGCAGACTGTTTTCGGTAATCCCTCGATCGCTCACGAAAGCAAGGTCAGGGTCCTGGACGGCCTCATAGCAAAAGTAAAGCCTTCCAAGACAACCGCGAATTTTCTAAAGGTCCTGCTTCAGAACGGACGCCTGGCTGAGATCTGCGAGATCAACGACCGCTTCGATTCGGTTCTTGATGAACGCAGCGGGATCGTGTCAGCCGAGATCATCTCGGCCCGCGAGTTGCCGGGCAGCGAACGCGGTGAATTTGAAAAAAATCTTGAAAAGCTTACCGGCAAGAAAGTGAGTGTCAATTATTCGATCGATCAGGACCTGATCGGCGGTGTCGTCACCCGCATCGGATCCACCGTTTATGATGGATCGGTCAAAACAAAATTGGAGAATTTGAAAGAGCAATTGGTAAATGGATAG
- a CDS encoding ATP synthase F0 subunit B — translation MHLLALAETIQLFPDGTLFIHVGLILVMIWVLNRTLYRPLNRVIAAREKNKGGHSSEAVTLLKDVEEKETHYSRELLETRSKGYELIEKEQKAATEARDKQLSNIKAEVASSLESGKAELAKQAADAQAAMRTDAEKIADSIAASILKG, via the coding sequence ATGCATTTGCTGGCACTTGCCGAGACAATTCAGCTTTTTCCTGATGGCACATTGTTTATCCATGTCGGTTTGATCCTGGTGATGATCTGGGTGCTAAACCGCACGCTTTACCGTCCGCTCAATCGGGTCATCGCGGCCCGCGAGAAAAATAAAGGCGGGCACTCAAGCGAGGCTGTGACACTGCTCAAGGATGTCGAGGAAAAAGAAACACACTATAGCCGCGAATTGCTGGAAACGCGTTCGAAAGGTTATGAGCTGATTGAAAAAGAGCAGAAAGCTGCGACGGAAGCCCGCGACAAGCAGCTTAGCAACATAAAAGCTGAGGTTGCGTCCTCTCTGGAATCCGGCAAAGCAGAACTCGCAAAACAGGCAGCAGATGCCCAGGCGGCAATGCGTACTGACGCCGAAAAGATAGCAGACAGCATCGCGGCAAGTATTTTGAAAGGCTAG
- a CDS encoding site-specific DNA-methyltransferase, whose product MHGSSKPAKPKAPRNRTIELEPGEAESLRSSLLFDAHGTIDELRNRVICGDSFPVLGQLPSASFDLLFADPPYNLTKSFGQETFRELTSDDYEAWLDSWLSLCIPLLKPTASIYICGDWRSSSAIQRVGSKYFKLQNRITWEREKGRGAKANWKNSAEDIWFFTVSDKFTFNLEAVKLRRKVLAPYKENGKPKDWKADETGNFRDTHPSNIWTDITIPFWSMPENTDHPTQKPEKLLAKVILASTNPSDLILDPFAGSGTTSVAAKKLGRDFVAIEADEGYCLIAQKRLERAEEDISIQGFSEGVFWERNSGQNSPR is encoded by the coding sequence ATGCACGGTTCGTCAAAACCAGCAAAACCAAAGGCCCCGAGAAACAGGACGATCGAGCTTGAACCGGGCGAGGCCGAGAGCCTGCGGTCGAGTCTTTTGTTTGACGCTCACGGCACGATAGACGAACTTCGCAATAGGGTTATCTGCGGAGATTCTTTCCCGGTTCTCGGCCAATTGCCGTCGGCAAGCTTCGACCTCTTGTTTGCCGATCCTCCGTACAATCTGACTAAATCTTTCGGCCAGGAAACTTTCCGCGAACTTACCTCGGACGATTACGAGGCGTGGCTCGATTCGTGGCTTTCGTTGTGTATTCCGCTGCTGAAACCGACAGCGAGCATCTATATATGTGGCGATTGGCGTTCGAGCTCGGCGATACAGCGGGTCGGGTCGAAATATTTCAAGCTCCAAAACCGCATCACATGGGAACGCGAAAAAGGCCGTGGAGCAAAAGCGAATTGGAAGAACTCGGCCGAAGATATTTGGTTCTTTACGGTTTCCGACAAATTCACTTTTAATCTGGAAGCTGTGAAGCTTCGCCGCAAAGTCTTGGCACCGTATAAAGAGAACGGCAAACCAAAAGACTGGAAGGCGGACGAAACGGGCAATTTTCGCGACACGCATCCCTCGAATATCTGGACGGACATCACAATTCCATTCTGGTCGATGCCCGAAAACACCGATCATCCAACGCAAAAGCCAGAAAAGCTCCTAGCAAAGGTGATCCTCGCGAGCACTAACCCCAGCGACCTCATACTCGATCCCTTTGCCGGCAGCGGGACGACCTCTGTCGCGGCAAAAAAGCTTGGCCGCGATTTTGTCGCGATCGAAGCGGATGAAGGTTACTGTCTGATCGCTCAGAAGCGGCTGGAGAGGGCCGAAGAGGATATTTCGATACAGGGATTTTCGGAGGGGGTTTTTTGGGAGCGAAACTCCGGCCAGAACAGCCCGCGTTAG